From a single Bryobacter aggregatus MPL3 genomic region:
- a CDS encoding TolC family protein, which translates to MCKFLPARSCLVARLMPILVTIAMSALAQTPQSTVTIPRRLTLAEAESLLLQRNLAIAVNRQQLEVAEATKLIASYKPNPTIQLGAEQYPIHSPLAGSYPRFFTTDSDAGAQPTYTFLFTKLIERGGKRELRTKQAEAQVAAARAQILEAFRQQRFQLRQAFGGAVLARQNLALAEQALTEYEQTETLTDTRVKNGEAAQLELYRIRSGKLPYQQAVVHANVAYAQACFDVLNLLNSRRNEVTLEPSPASTPSGAPLEIEGAFSGTPLLLGLDELQRIAAEERPDIEIARRVLQAGQFGTKLADAERKRDLTLGMEYQRVGSDSSLGMVASFPLFLYNNQKAAITAARAAERSSALQLRQAELQAATDVEKAWQLYQSAQRSLKVFSEENLKQVESLRSVAFFSYRQGATSLFELLDAQRTLNQARVDWNQARFDYQNSIWLLEAAVGRDLEGAKP; encoded by the coding sequence ATGTGTAAGTTCCTGCCGGCCCGGTCGTGTCTTGTGGCCCGGCTGATGCCGATCCTTGTGACGATTGCGATGAGTGCGCTGGCGCAGACCCCGCAAAGTACAGTAACCATTCCGCGACGATTGACCTTGGCAGAAGCAGAAAGTCTGTTGCTGCAGCGCAATCTGGCGATTGCGGTCAATCGCCAGCAACTGGAAGTGGCAGAAGCCACCAAGCTGATCGCGAGTTATAAACCCAATCCAACCATTCAACTGGGAGCCGAGCAGTATCCCATTCACAGCCCCTTGGCTGGTTCCTATCCGCGCTTCTTTACGACTGATTCTGATGCTGGTGCGCAGCCCACCTATACCTTCCTCTTCACCAAGTTGATTGAGCGTGGAGGCAAACGGGAATTGCGGACCAAGCAGGCTGAGGCGCAGGTGGCTGCGGCGCGGGCTCAGATTCTGGAAGCCTTCCGCCAACAGCGTTTTCAATTGCGCCAAGCTTTTGGCGGCGCCGTGTTGGCGCGTCAAAATTTAGCGCTTGCCGAGCAGGCGCTCACCGAGTACGAGCAGACCGAAACACTCACCGACACGCGGGTGAAAAATGGCGAGGCGGCGCAGTTAGAGCTCTACCGGATTCGGAGTGGAAAATTGCCCTACCAGCAAGCGGTCGTGCACGCGAATGTGGCCTACGCGCAGGCGTGTTTCGATGTCTTGAATCTGCTGAACAGCCGGCGGAACGAGGTCACTCTGGAGCCCTCCCCGGCCTCGACCCCCAGCGGTGCGCCGCTCGAGATCGAAGGCGCTTTCTCCGGCACTCCTTTGCTGCTTGGTCTGGACGAACTCCAGCGGATTGCTGCGGAAGAGCGGCCCGACATCGAGATCGCTCGCCGTGTGTTGCAGGCGGGCCAATTCGGCACCAAGCTGGCCGATGCCGAGCGGAAGAGGGACCTCACGCTGGGCATGGAATACCAGCGAGTTGGGAGCGACAGTTCTCTTGGCATGGTGGCTTCGTTCCCGTTGTTTCTCTATAACAACCAGAAGGCCGCCATCACCGCGGCCCGTGCCGCCGAGCGGTCCAGCGCACTGCAATTGCGCCAAGCCGAACTGCAGGCGGCCACCGACGTTGAAAAAGCCTGGCAACTCTATCAATCTGCGCAGCGCAGTCTCAAAGTCTTCAGCGAAGAGAACCTCAAGCAGGTGGAAAGCCTCAGAAGCGTGGCTTTCTTCAGCTACCGGCAAGGCGCAACCAGTCTCTTTGAACTGCTGGACGCACAGCGAACTCTCAACCAGGCGCGTGTCGATTGGAATCAGGCGCGCTTTGACTATCA
- a CDS encoding FAD-dependent oxidoreductase, with protein MQRRDFLFSTATVGLSSCVHSAKRAQPSTLIPPILPIRAQLDRIFRVTVCLRPFRAAGPRLDVEKVGEKIVVHNYGHGGSGWSLSWGSSSLAVEKAMAGGEREVAVIGCGALGMTSAILLQRAGAKVTIYAKERPPEVRSSRATGSWTPDSRIALASAAGPNFPALWEKMCRTSFHTYESYLGMAGDPVEWTDRYNLSDDTPSPSRSSNDSENALDFAHYQDRVADLTPRSRELPPGSHPFPARKVRRNSSLSFNIAAYSRQLMNDFFVAGGKMETVEFRTPSELSRLPERVIINATGYGARALWKDESIIPVRGQIAWLIPQPGVHYGVSYRNVYILARRDGIVVQGGGRGEMEGYNDTNEQPDRAEAEAVVQVAIDLFGRMRQPVL; from the coding sequence ATGCAGCGACGCGATTTCTTGTTCTCCACTGCGACTGTTGGCCTCAGCAGCTGCGTACATAGTGCCAAGCGAGCACAACCCTCCACTCTCATTCCTCCGATCCTGCCGATCCGGGCCCAACTGGATCGCATCTTCCGCGTCACGGTGTGTCTGCGGCCATTTCGCGCCGCCGGGCCCCGGCTCGATGTGGAGAAGGTGGGCGAGAAGATCGTCGTTCACAACTATGGACACGGAGGAAGCGGTTGGTCGCTGTCCTGGGGATCGAGCAGTCTCGCGGTGGAGAAAGCGATGGCCGGCGGTGAGCGGGAGGTGGCCGTGATTGGTTGTGGCGCGCTCGGGATGACTTCTGCAATCCTGCTCCAGCGGGCTGGAGCAAAGGTCACGATCTATGCGAAAGAGCGGCCTCCTGAGGTGCGTTCCTCACGCGCAACGGGGTCCTGGACTCCCGACTCCCGCATCGCCCTCGCCAGCGCGGCTGGACCCAATTTTCCTGCCCTATGGGAGAAAATGTGCCGCACTTCCTTCCATACTTATGAAAGCTATCTTGGGATGGCCGGGGATCCGGTGGAGTGGACCGACCGTTACAATCTCTCCGACGACACTCCCTCGCCCAGCCGCTCCTCTAATGATTCGGAGAACGCGCTCGACTTCGCGCATTATCAGGATCGTGTGGCCGATCTCACTCCCCGTTCTCGGGAATTGCCTCCCGGCAGCCATCCCTTTCCCGCCAGAAAAGTCAGGCGCAACTCGAGTCTGAGCTTCAATATCGCCGCTTATTCCCGGCAGCTGATGAATGACTTCTTCGTCGCGGGCGGAAAAATGGAAACAGTGGAGTTTCGTACGCCGTCAGAACTTAGTAGGCTCCCTGAACGGGTGATCATCAACGCGACCGGCTACGGAGCAAGGGCTCTGTGGAAGGACGAATCGATCATCCCGGTTCGCGGGCAGATTGCCTGGTTGATTCCTCAGCCTGGCGTCCATTATGGGGTTTCCTATCGCAATGTCTATATCCTCGCTCGCCGCGATGGAATTGTGGTCCAAGGTGGCGGGAGAGGCGAGATGGAAGGCTACAACGATACCAATGAGCAGCCCGATCGCGCTGAGGCGGAAGCCGTCGTTCAAGTAGCCATCGATCTCTTCGGAAGAATGCGCCAGCCTGTTCTCTGA
- a CDS encoding HAD-IB family phosphatase encodes MITVVIPALNESAGIGGVIRLAQKYPGVTEVIVVDDGSVDNTAEIAAAAGAQVITSSLRGKGGSMRDGLLIAQNEIIVYLDGDLRGLREDLIEILVRPILDDGADFVKARFSRSAGRVTTLTARPLLQLFFPELADFVQPLGGIIAAKASLLRDLKFETDYGVDLGLLIDAQMLGARITEVDIGHLDHDSQSLEALGEMSKQVVRSLLHRAHRYDRFSADQIQDVEETERHMQAGAPLPKSCVAPVNRLAIFDMDGTLLRGRFIVELAKKCGKERELAKWLDNHNVGTEERSSQIAAIFAGVPKETFEETAINMELMPSAVETVVQLRKLGFIVGIVSDSYRIATEIVKRRVFADFSVANMVRFRSGVACGEFTVSPLLAYEQGCTIHKLCKQNVVQHLKDSLLVQDHQVLVVGDGLNDTCMLSAAGLSVAIDPKHELVRRAAQHGVFGDLAPIIPLVHEHWSDKSGMPLLGLEYLQEPVLS; translated from the coding sequence ATGATCACTGTTGTAATTCCTGCTCTCAATGAGTCTGCTGGCATCGGCGGAGTCATTCGTTTGGCTCAGAAATACCCGGGTGTCACCGAGGTGATTGTTGTCGACGATGGGTCCGTGGATAACACTGCGGAGATCGCCGCCGCCGCCGGCGCACAGGTGATCACGAGTTCGCTAAGAGGCAAGGGTGGCTCGATGAGAGACGGCTTGCTCATCGCGCAAAACGAGATCATCGTGTACCTGGACGGGGATCTCCGCGGACTTCGTGAGGATCTCATCGAGATTCTGGTCCGGCCGATTCTGGACGATGGGGCCGATTTCGTAAAAGCAAGGTTCAGCCGCTCTGCCGGCCGTGTGACGACTTTGACGGCTCGTCCGCTGCTGCAGCTCTTCTTCCCGGAACTCGCAGATTTTGTGCAACCCCTGGGCGGGATCATTGCTGCCAAGGCTTCGCTGCTGCGCGACCTGAAGTTTGAGACCGACTACGGTGTCGATCTCGGGCTTCTCATTGACGCACAGATGCTGGGCGCACGAATCACGGAAGTGGATATCGGGCATCTCGATCACGATAGCCAGTCTCTGGAAGCATTGGGCGAGATGTCCAAGCAGGTGGTTCGCTCGTTGCTGCATCGCGCGCATCGTTACGATCGCTTCTCAGCCGACCAGATCCAGGACGTCGAGGAGACCGAGCGTCATATGCAGGCGGGGGCGCCTCTTCCCAAGAGTTGCGTGGCTCCTGTGAACCGGCTCGCCATTTTCGACATGGATGGAACTCTCCTCCGTGGCCGTTTCATTGTCGAACTCGCCAAGAAATGCGGCAAAGAGCGCGAACTCGCAAAGTGGCTGGACAATCACAATGTGGGGACCGAAGAACGCAGTAGCCAGATCGCGGCAATCTTCGCCGGGGTTCCCAAAGAGACCTTCGAGGAGACGGCCATCAACATGGAGTTGATGCCGTCCGCCGTCGAGACCGTAGTCCAATTACGGAAACTCGGCTTTATTGTAGGGATTGTTTCGGACAGCTATCGCATTGCGACGGAGATCGTCAAACGGCGGGTCTTTGCGGACTTCAGTGTGGCCAATATGGTGCGCTTCCGCTCTGGTGTGGCCTGTGGAGAGTTCACGGTGTCGCCTTTGCTCGCCTATGAACAGGGATGCACCATCCACAAGCTCTGCAAGCAGAATGTCGTGCAGCATTTGAAGGACAGCCTGTTGGTGCAGGATCATCAGGTGCTGGTGGTTGGAGACGGCCTGAACGATACCTGCATGTTGAGCGCTGCGGGACTTTCCGTAGCCATCGACCCGAAACATGAACTCGTGCGGCGCGCCGCCCAACACGGCGTCTTCGGTGATTTAGCGCCGATTATTCCTCTTGTTCACGAGCATTGGTCGGACAAATCGGGAATGCCTCTCCTCGGATTGGAATATTTGCAAGAACCAGTTCTGAGCTGA
- a CDS encoding VCBS repeat-containing protein, translating into MGTTELPSSPPRASEGILYAADLNGDQNLDVVWESKFGFHRSVVWLGDGKGGFSVYANPHPENASLASVPPVPYRSSSSSSASPGWLTQSAAEARQRRSAVSVLPQSPYWTARPKRSSRVQEVPPRSSSEIEVWLAHTINPPPSSILS; encoded by the coding sequence GTGGGAACAACGGAGTTACCGTCCTCCCCTCCGCGTGCCTCGGAAGGCATCCTCTATGCTGCCGACCTCAATGGCGACCAGAATTTGGACGTCGTCTGGGAGTCGAAGTTTGGCTTTCATCGCAGCGTAGTCTGGCTCGGAGACGGCAAGGGCGGCTTCTCGGTCTATGCAAATCCGCATCCCGAGAATGCGAGCCTGGCTTCCGTTCCTCCTGTCCCCTATCGCTCTTCGTCCTCTTCCTCCGCTTCGCCTGGCTGGCTCACGCAGTCGGCTGCGGAAGCCCGGCAGCGGCGCTCGGCCGTTTCCGTTCTCCCACAGTCCCCATACTGGACGGCTCGTCCGAAACGCTCCTCCCGTGTGCAAGAAGTTCCGCCGCGCTCCAGTAGCGAGATCGAAGTCTGGTTGGCTCACACGATCAATCCTCCCCCCTCCTCGATCCTCTCCTAA